The Pseudomonas leptonychotis genomic sequence CATTTCCACCAGCAGCTTGTTGCGCTGCTTGCCGGTCATGTCGCCAGCGCTGACGATTTCACCGAGCAGAATCTTGATATTCACTTCGTGGTCAGAACAGTCCACGCCACCCGCGTTATCGATAAAGTCGGTGTTGCTCTTGCCACCATTGAGGCCGTACTCGACGCGGCCCAGCTGGGTCATGCCGAGGTTACCGCCCTCACCTACCACCTTGGCGCGCAGTTCGCGGCCGTCGACCCGCAGAATATCGTTGGCTTTATCGCCGGCATCGGCATGGCTTTCTTTGCTGGATTTGACGTAAGTGCCGATACCGCCGTTCCACAGTAAATCCACCGGCGCCTTGAGCAAGGCATTGAGCAGCTCGGTCGGCGCCAGCTTGTCAGCACTGATATCGAAACGCTCTTTCATCTGCGGGCTGATGGCGATGCTTTTGGCGCTGCGCAGGAAGATCCCGCCGCCAGCTGAGATCAGCTTAGCGTCATAGTCAGCCCAGCTTGAACGCGGTAAATCGAACAGCCGCTGACGCTCGACAAAGCTCTTGGCAGCGTCCGGCGTCGGGTCGATAAAAATGTGCATGTGGTTAAACGCGGCGACCAACTGCAAGCTCTTGGACAGCAATAGGCCGTTACCGAATACGTCACCGGCCATGTCGCCGATACCAATCACCGTCACGTCATCTTTTTGTACGTCGATGCCGCGCTCACGGAAATGCCGCTGCACCGAGACCCAGCCGCCTTTGGCCGTGATGCCCATGCCTTTATGGTCGTAACCGGCCGAGCCACCCGAAGCAAAGGCATCGTCCAACCAGAAGCCATAATCAGCAGCAATGCCATTGGCAATGTCGGAGAAGGTTGCAGTGCCTTTGTCGGCAGCCACCACCAGATACGGGTCATCACCGTCGTGACGCACCACGCTTGGCGGCGGCACCACGGCACCTTCTTTAAGGTTATCGGTGATATCCAGCAGACCGCTGATAAAGATGCGGTAGCAGGCAATGCCTTCAGCCAGCACCTCATCGCGCGAACCGCCGAGCGGCAAGCGGCGTGGGATAAAGCCGCCCTTGGCGCCCATCGGCACAATCACCGCGTTTTTCACCTGTTGCGCTTTGACCAGGCCCAACACTTCGGTACGGAAGTCTTCCTCGCGGTCCGACCAACGCAGACCGCCACGGGCAACATCGCCAAAGCGCAGGTGCACGCCTTCAACCCGCGGTGAATAGACGAAGATTTCAAACTTCGGCGTCGGCCGCGGAATGTCCGGAATCGCCCGCGGGTTGAGTTTGAAGCTGAAGTAACTCTTCGGTGCGCCACTGGCATCGGCCTGGTAGAAGTTAGTGCGCAGAGTGGCTTTGATCAGGTCGAGGTAGCGACGCAGGATACGGTCTTCGTTGAGCACGGCGACGTTGTCCAGCGCCGAAAGAATCGCTTGCTCAAGTTTCTGCTGTTTATCTTCCAGGTCATCAGCGGTGAGCTTACGCGCTAGATAGAAACGCGTCTTGAACAGGCGCACCAGTTCCTTGGCGATGTCGGCGTGGTTGACCAGGGTGCTGGCGATATAGCTCAAGTCAAAACCCAGGCGAATCTGCTTGAGGTAGCGCGCGTAGGCACGCAGCAATGCCACATCGCGCCACGGCATGGCCGCCATCAATACCAGGCGGTTGAAACCGTCATTCTCTGCCGCGCTGCCGACGATATTGACGAAGGCGTCCTGCAGAGTGTCGTTGAGCTGCTGAATGTCGACATTCAGACCTTCAGCGTAAGTAAAGGCAAAGTCGTGAATCCAGAACTCACGGCCATCGGCGCGTCGCAGCTTGTATGGGAACTCACCCAAAACGCGCAAGCCGAGGTTTTCCAGAATCGGCAGCACGTCCGACAACGGCAACGGCGTGTCCGCGTGATACAGCTTGCAATGCAATTGCTGCTCGCCCTGAGTCAGCGGCTGGTAGAAGCTCATCACCAACTGGCGCTTAGTATTCAGGCTGAGCAAGTGTTGCATGTCGACTACCGCCGAGTGCGGGGCAAAACGCTCACGGTAACCGGCGGGGAAACCAGCAGGAAACTCGCTCAGCACTTCGGTGCCTTGGGCCTCACCGAAGCTTTCCACCATTAAACTGGTGAAATCATCCTTCCACGAACGGCACGCCTGGATCACTTCTTTTTCCAGGCGTACGGGGTCGATCTGCACGCGATTTTTCGGGTCAACCTTGAGGATAAACTGCACCCGTGCCAGCACCGACTCCGAGAAGAACGTCCAGAACTCGCAATCGATACCCTGCAAACGATCCATCAGCACCTGCTGGATCTTCATGCGGGTTTCGGTGGAATAAACATCGCGCGGTACATAAGCCAGGCAGTAGCAGAAGCGCCCGTAAGGGTCGCGGCGCACGAACACGCGGATCTTGTTGCGTTCTTGGATCTGCACAATAGCCAGGGCAGTGCTGAACAGCTCGTCCACCGGGGTCTGAAACAAATCATCACGCGGCAAAACTTCCAGTACTTGGGCCAGCTCCTTGCCCAAGTGCGCACTGCTATCGAAGCCTGAGCGTTGCTCGATCACCGCCACCTTGCGGCGGATATAAGGAATGTTCCACACGCTTTCGGCATACACCGCTGAGGTGTACAGCCCCATGAAGCGGCATTCCTTGATGACATTGCCCTTGGCGTCCAGCTCGCGGATCGACACCAAATCTGGGTACGCCGGTCGGTGCACGCGGCTGGGTACGGCGGCCTTGGCGAAAGACAGCAGCTGTGTGCTACGCAGGTAACTAACAGCCTCGGCCTCGATATGCGTGTCATCGGCCTTCAGGCCTGTGCGCAGGCTTTTGGACAGGCCCAACAGGGACTTTTCGTCATAGACAATAGTGCCGCCATCGGCACTGTCGGCGACGGTGAACTCTTCATAACCGAGGAAGGTGAAGTGGTCATCGAGCAACCAGCTCATGAACACCTTGACCTCTTCCAGCTCGGCGCCTTCCACTTTGAGCTTGGCCTTATCCAGCCAGGCACGCAGTTCTTTGGCCTTGGCTTTCATGGGCTGGAAGTCCGCCACACTCAGGCGCACATCGCTGAACACTTCCTGCAGGGCTTTCTCTAGAACTTTCAGCTCACCAGCGCTGGAACAGCGGTCAATTTCCAGAAACATCAGCGCTTCTTGCTGCACATCAGCGCCCTGAGCACCTTTGCTCAAGATTTCCTGCAGTTCACCGTTCTTGTTGCGGCGCACACTGAACACGCTGTTCTGCAGGGTGTGAATGCTGTAACCGCGACGGTTCAGCTCCATGCGTACCGAGTCGACCAGAAACGGGATGTCGCTGTGCAAAATCTCCACAGCGGAGTGAGTGGACTGCCAGCCGTGTTTTTCGTAATCAGGGTTAAATACCCGCACTTCGGGTTTGGCCGCGTCAAAACGCTCCAACACCCGCCAGGACGACAAAGTGCAGCCGACCAGATCAGAGAGGCGCCGTTGGGTCAGCTCCTCAAGGGCGATAATGCCGAAGAATTGCTCGGCGAACAGGGCTACTTGTGGCAAAGCCTGTTCGCTGACGTGCTGCGCCAGCGCCGTTTGCAGGTGATGCTGAAAATCGGCTTTGCTGGCCGCCGTAAAGAACGCCATGGGTGTGCTCCGTTTGGCTGGTGATTCGACTCGGGGGCAGTCGCGAGAATGACCTTCGCCACAACCTTGTTGTTCAACGTTAGTCTAGGAGGCAGCGATTGCATTAAAGTGGCTGCCACTTAACTCTGGCGAGTCTCACGACCCGCTGGTCACATTTGCTGGATGAGCTTAACGATGGAACACCGTGAAGCGCTTGTCGCGCTGCGACATTTTCTTTCAAGTCA encodes the following:
- a CDS encoding NAD-glutamate dehydrogenase — its product is MAFFTAASKADFQHHLQTALAQHVSEQALPQVALFAEQFFGIIALEELTQRRLSDLVGCTLSSWRVLERFDAAKPEVRVFNPDYEKHGWQSTHSAVEILHSDIPFLVDSVRMELNRRGYSIHTLQNSVFSVRRNKNGELQEILSKGAQGADVQQEALMFLEIDRCSSAGELKVLEKALQEVFSDVRLSVADFQPMKAKAKELRAWLDKAKLKVEGAELEEVKVFMSWLLDDHFTFLGYEEFTVADSADGGTIVYDEKSLLGLSKSLRTGLKADDTHIEAEAVSYLRSTQLLSFAKAAVPSRVHRPAYPDLVSIRELDAKGNVIKECRFMGLYTSAVYAESVWNIPYIRRKVAVIEQRSGFDSSAHLGKELAQVLEVLPRDDLFQTPVDELFSTALAIVQIQERNKIRVFVRRDPYGRFCYCLAYVPRDVYSTETRMKIQQVLMDRLQGIDCEFWTFFSESVLARVQFILKVDPKNRVQIDPVRLEKEVIQACRSWKDDFTSLMVESFGEAQGTEVLSEFPAGFPAGYRERFAPHSAVVDMQHLLSLNTKRQLVMSFYQPLTQGEQQLHCKLYHADTPLPLSDVLPILENLGLRVLGEFPYKLRRADGREFWIHDFAFTYAEGLNVDIQQLNDTLQDAFVNIVGSAAENDGFNRLVLMAAMPWRDVALLRAYARYLKQIRLGFDLSYIASTLVNHADIAKELVRLFKTRFYLARKLTADDLEDKQQKLEQAILSALDNVAVLNEDRILRRYLDLIKATLRTNFYQADASGAPKSYFSFKLNPRAIPDIPRPTPKFEIFVYSPRVEGVHLRFGDVARGGLRWSDREEDFRTEVLGLVKAQQVKNAVIVPMGAKGGFIPRRLPLGGSRDEVLAEGIACYRIFISGLLDITDNLKEGAVVPPPSVVRHDGDDPYLVVAADKGTATFSDIANGIAADYGFWLDDAFASGGSAGYDHKGMGITAKGGWVSVQRHFRERGIDVQKDDVTVIGIGDMAGDVFGNGLLLSKSLQLVAAFNHMHIFIDPTPDAAKSFVERQRLFDLPRSSWADYDAKLISAGGGIFLRSAKSIAISPQMKERFDISADKLAPTELLNALLKAPVDLLWNGGIGTYVKSSKESHADAGDKANDILRVDGRELRAKVVGEGGNLGMTQLGRVEYGLNGGKSNTDFIDNAGGVDCSDHEVNIKILLGEIVSAGDMTGKQRNKLLVEMTDAVGGLVLGNNYKQTQALSLAERRARERVGEYKRLMSALEAAGKLDRGLEFLPTDDELNERAAKGQGLTRPELAVLISYSKIDLKESLLKSQVPDDEYLAREMETAFPPLLATKFGEQMRRHRLKREIVSTQIANDLVNHMGITFVQRLKESTGMSAANVAGAYVIVRDLFRLPHWWQQIEALDYQVPAELQLHLMDELMRLGRRATRWFLRNRRSDLDAARDVAHFAPRVEALALRLDELLEGPAREQWLARFQAYVEAGVPEVLARVVAGTSHLYTLLPIIEASDVTAQEPDRVAAAYFAIGGSLELSWYLQQITSLPVENNWQALAREAFRDDLDWQQRAITVSVLQMAEGPADIEERVGVWLDQHRRLVDRWKLMLGELRAATATDYAMYAVANRELMDLAQSA